One genomic window of Ictalurus punctatus breed USDA103 chromosome 23, Coco_2.0, whole genome shotgun sequence includes the following:
- the atp6v1c1a gene encoding V-type proton ATPase subunit C 1-A isoform X2: MTEFWLISAPGEKTCQQTWDKLMVATTRTNNLSTNNKFNIPDLKVGTLDVLVGLSDELAKLDSFVESVVKKVAQYMADVLEDSRDKVQENLLANGVDLITYITRFQWDMAKYPIKQSLKNISEIISKAVTQIDNDLKARASAYNNLKGNLQNLERKNAGSLLTRSLADIVKKEDFVLDSEYLITLLVVVPKTNYADWQKTYETLAEMVVPRSTNLLFEDHDSGLFSVTLFRKAIDDFRHKARENKFVVRDFQYNEEEMKADKEEMTRLSTDKKKQFGPLVRWLKVNFSEAFIAWIHIKALRVFVESVLRYGLPVNFQAMLLQPNKKNMKKLREVLYELYKHLDSSAAAIIDQSAMDIPGLNLSQQEYYPYVYYKIDCNLLDFK, encoded by the exons ATGACGGAGTTCTGGTTGATCTCGGCTCCTGGAGAGAAAACCTGCCAGCAAACATGGGACAAGCTGATGGTGGCCACCACTCGCACCAACAACCTGTCCACTAACAACAAGTTCAACATCCCGGACCTTAAG GTCGGGACGTTAGATGTTTTAGTCGGACTCTCAGACGAGCTGGCCAAGTTGGACTCTTTTGTGGAgag TGTGGTGAAGAAGGTGGCGCAGTACATGGCCGACGTGCTTGAGGACAGCCGTGATAAAGTTCAGGAGAACCTGCTGGCAAACGGAG TGGATCTGATCACCTACATCACGAGGTTCCAGTGGGACATGGCGAAATACCCCATAAAGCAATCTCTGAAGAACATATCTGAAATCATATCTAAGGCAG TAACGCAGATTGATAACGACTTAAAGGCTCGAGCTTCAGCCTACAACAACCTGAAGGGAAACCTGCAGAACCTGGAGAGGAAGAACGC AGGGAGCCTGCTGACCCGCAGCCTGGCCGACATTGTAAAGAAAGAGGACTTTGTGCTGGACTCCGAGTACCTCATCACTCTGTTGGTGGTGGTACCGAA GACCAATTATGCAGACTGGCAGAAGACGTATGAGACTCTCGCGGAAATGGTGGTGCCGCGGTCCACAAA TTTGCTGTTTGAGGATCACGACAGCGGGCTGTTCAGTGTCACGCTGTTCCGCAAAGCCATCGACGACTTCAGGCACAAAGCCAGAGAGAACAA GTTCGTAGTACGAGATTTCCAGTACAACGAGGAAGAAATGAAGGCGGATAAAGAGGAAATGACGAGGCTCTCCACCGATAAGAAGAAGCAGTTT GGTCCTCTGGTACGATGGCTGAAAGTGAACTTCAGTGAAGCCTTCATCGCCTGGATCCACATCAAGGCTCTGAGGGTGTTTGTGGAGTCTGTGTTAAG GTACGGCTTACCTGTGAACTTCCAGGCCATGCTGCTGCAGCCCAATAAGAAGAACATGAAGAAGCTGAGAGAAGTGCTGTATGAGCTCTATAAGCATCTGGACAGCAGTGCTGCTGCGATTATCGAT CAATCTGCTATGGACATTCCCGGGCTGAATCTGAGCCAGCAGGAGTATTACCCCTACGTCTACTACAAAATCGATTGCAACCTGCTCGATTTCAAATAA
- the atp6v1c1a gene encoding V-type proton ATPase subunit C 1-A isoform X1, with translation MTEFWLISAPGEKTCQQTWDKLMVATTRTNNLSTNNKFNIPDLKVGTLDVLVGLSDELAKLDSFVESVVKKVAQYMADVLEDSRDKVQENLLANGVDLITYITRFQWDMAKYPIKQSLKNISEIISKQVTQIDNDLKARASAYNNLKGNLQNLERKNAGSLLTRSLADIVKKEDFVLDSEYLITLLVVVPKTNYADWQKTYETLAEMVVPRSTNLLFEDHDSGLFSVTLFRKAIDDFRHKARENKFVVRDFQYNEEEMKADKEEMTRLSTDKKKQFGPLVRWLKVNFSEAFIAWIHIKALRVFVESVLRYGLPVNFQAMLLQPNKKNMKKLREVLYELYKHLDSSAAAIIDQSAMDIPGLNLSQQEYYPYVYYKIDCNLLDFK, from the exons ATGACGGAGTTCTGGTTGATCTCGGCTCCTGGAGAGAAAACCTGCCAGCAAACATGGGACAAGCTGATGGTGGCCACCACTCGCACCAACAACCTGTCCACTAACAACAAGTTCAACATCCCGGACCTTAAG GTCGGGACGTTAGATGTTTTAGTCGGACTCTCAGACGAGCTGGCCAAGTTGGACTCTTTTGTGGAgag TGTGGTGAAGAAGGTGGCGCAGTACATGGCCGACGTGCTTGAGGACAGCCGTGATAAAGTTCAGGAGAACCTGCTGGCAAACGGAG TGGATCTGATCACCTACATCACGAGGTTCCAGTGGGACATGGCGAAATACCCCATAAAGCAATCTCTGAAGAACATATCTGAAATCATATCTAAG CAAGTAACGCAGATTGATAACGACTTAAAGGCTCGAGCTTCAGCCTACAACAACCTGAAGGGAAACCTGCAGAACCTGGAGAGGAAGAACGC AGGGAGCCTGCTGACCCGCAGCCTGGCCGACATTGTAAAGAAAGAGGACTTTGTGCTGGACTCCGAGTACCTCATCACTCTGTTGGTGGTGGTACCGAA GACCAATTATGCAGACTGGCAGAAGACGTATGAGACTCTCGCGGAAATGGTGGTGCCGCGGTCCACAAA TTTGCTGTTTGAGGATCACGACAGCGGGCTGTTCAGTGTCACGCTGTTCCGCAAAGCCATCGACGACTTCAGGCACAAAGCCAGAGAGAACAA GTTCGTAGTACGAGATTTCCAGTACAACGAGGAAGAAATGAAGGCGGATAAAGAGGAAATGACGAGGCTCTCCACCGATAAGAAGAAGCAGTTT GGTCCTCTGGTACGATGGCTGAAAGTGAACTTCAGTGAAGCCTTCATCGCCTGGATCCACATCAAGGCTCTGAGGGTGTTTGTGGAGTCTGTGTTAAG GTACGGCTTACCTGTGAACTTCCAGGCCATGCTGCTGCAGCCCAATAAGAAGAACATGAAGAAGCTGAGAGAAGTGCTGTATGAGCTCTATAAGCATCTGGACAGCAGTGCTGCTGCGATTATCGAT CAATCTGCTATGGACATTCCCGGGCTGAATCTGAGCCAGCAGGAGTATTACCCCTACGTCTACTACAAAATCGATTGCAACCTGCTCGATTTCAAATAA